The genomic stretch AACACAAATGGGATTGAACAATTACAGCTGCATCAAATGGGCTTCAAACAACAACATAAAAAGAGTTGTTCTTCCAAGAGAAGTAAACATCAACCAAATAAAAGAAACCTACGAACAGCTTAAAAAAGATAATATCAACATGGATATTGAAGTATTCGGGCATGGAGCATTATGTTACTGTGTCAGCGGAAAATGTTACATGTCATCATACAATAGTGGCAGAAGCGGTAACAGAGGAGCTTGTGCACAACCATGCAGAAGACAATACCGCTTGAAATACAGAGGATACAACATAGGAAACGGATTCCTTCTTTCAACACACGATCTTGCTACATACAAGAATATACAAGAAATTTCAGATGCTGGAGTAAAGTCTCTCAAATTAGAAGGTAGGATGAAATCCAAAGATTATATTGGAACTATAGTAAACAGCTACAGAAACATCATTGACGGAAATCCGGGAGATTATGAAAAAGATTTACACCTTGTTTTCAACAGAAAATTCACCGACGGATACATAATGGGAGACAAACCCGGAGAAGTAATGGGTAGAGGAAGTTCTGGTCATGAAGGATTATACATCGGAGATATTACCAACATTGACGGAACAAAAGTCACCATTGAAATCAAAAACAAAGAAATTCCAGTTATTTTAGAGCCAGGTGACGGAATTGCATTTAAATACAATGGTAAAATCAAAGGGATTTACTTGGAAAACATTATCAAACAGGATGAAAATGAAATCATAATAGATACTACACGTCTTGTTAAAGAAGGAACCGAAGTATTTATCAGTTATTCTGCATCAACTCACGAATATTTAAAACAATTCGAAAAAGAAACCATTAAAAATCATATTGGACTTAACTTATCCTTGACTTGGGATGCTGATTTGAACTTATACACCAAAGTTGAATATCATGTCGGTGATGAATTAATTAATTTCAGACACAAAGCTCTCGATATGTTTGAAAAAGCTAAAAATAAACCAATTGATGAAGAAACAATTGAAGTACAGCTCAACAAAACAGGGGGAACACCATTTTATATTGAAAACATTCGTTTCAACAATATGCCAAATGACATGTTTACACAAATTCGTAAGATTAACCAGATTAGGCGTGAAATTTTGGATACTGCAACAGAAATGCTGATGAATCATTACACACCGACCAAAAAGGCTGTAAAAGAAGTGCGTAAGAATTTAACAAAATTTTTCGATGATTACGAAAATAGCGGAAAAATCAAACCAAAAACACCTAAATTATCAATATTCATCGATGACTTATCACAAATAAGAGCAGCATCAGGATTTGACTTGAAAAGAATCTATTTTGATGGAACTTGCCACTACAACAACCCAGATGACTACTTCAAAAATATTAAAGACACATTAATGAAAGGTAGTCTAATGGCATCTCAGGCAGAATTTGTCTGGGTTTTATCTTCATTTATCTCAGAAGAAGATGCTATAAAATGCAATGAAATTGTGAAAGAACTTGAAAATAAAGGAATAATCATTTCAGTAATGGGAGATTTCCCTGGAATGAATGACATATTTGACTGTCCAATCCACGGAAACCATAACTTAAATGTATGGAACAGTTTCTGCGTTCGTGACTTAAATGAAGCAGGATTTAAATCTTTAATATTATCTTCTGAACTCTCAGGCAAGGAAATTAGGGAAGTTGTCCTCAAAAACCACGACAGGAATATAGATCTTGGAATGATTGTTAATGGAAACCTGGAAGTTATCGTAAGTAAAGATGATTTCACCAATTTGAATGACGGTAAAGACTTTATCATTTCAAATGATGCCGATTATGCCATTCTTGAAGATAAAAAGAGGAAAAAATTCAAATACAAAGTGTTCTTTGACTACAACAGACAAAGCCACATCATCAACAAGGATTGCTTATGCTTGATTGAGGAAATAAATGAAATAAAAGAGTTTGGTCTTGATACATTGATTCTCGATTGCAGATACTCAAATGAACAGTACACCAAACAAATATTATCAATCTATAATGAAAGCCTCAGCAATAAAGATGAAGAGGAATTGAGCAAATACAAATACCAGATTATGGATTTCTCACAGTCTTACATTAACAAAGGAAATTATATTGAAGGTAGATTACACGAGGATAAATAATGAGAATTCCTGAATTACTTGCACCCGTTGGGTCTATGGATCATTTGAAAGTTGCAATAAATGCAGGAGCAAGTTCAGTTTACTTATCTGGAAAAGATTATGGTGCTCGTAAATATGCAACAAACTTTACTTTAGATGAGATTGATGAAGCAGTAAATACTGCACACATACATAATGTCAAAGTTTACGTTACCGTAAACACATTGATAAAAGAAGATGAATTAGAAGATGTGATTAATTATGTTTATCACCTATATGCTATTGGAGTTGATGCTATTTTAGTACAAGATTTAGGACTGGTTGAGTTGATCAACAAGCACGTACCTAAATTAAAAATCCATGCATCAACACAGATGACCTGTGAAAATCAATTGAAATTAAACTATTTGGAAAGTAAAGGGATAAAACGTGTTGTACTTCCACGTGAAATGAAAAAAGAAGAAATCAAGGCACTTGATACAAATATGGAATTTGAAATATTTGCTCATGGAGCTTTATGTTATTCTTACTCAGGACAATGCCTAATGAGTAGTTTTAAAGGTGGAAGAAGCGGAAACAGAGGAACCTGTGCTCAACCTTGCCGTCAAAAATATAGAATCGACGGAATTAAAAAAGAAAATTATTACTTATCACCATGTGATTTAAGTTTATTCAATCAGCTAAAAGAAATTTCAGAAATGAATATTACATGCATTAAGATTGAAGGCAGAATGAGAAACAAGGAATATTTAGCTATTGTAATAAGTTCCTATCGTAAAGCATTGAATAAACTAAAAAGCAACAAAGAAACAAAAAGTGAAAACATAAATCTCGTATTCAATAGAGGACTTTGTGAAGGATTATTCAATGAGTCACCACAAAGAAGCCTTAAAGCAGGCCATATTGGACTGAAAATAGGTAGAGTCATAAAATCCGAGAAAAATCAAATCGCAATTAGATTAGATGATTCCATAAAGACCATTCCTGAAAAAGGAGATGGACTATTAATAATCAAAAACAACAATGATTACGGATTTGAAGTATCTCAAAATCCTCTCGTCACTACATTGAATCACTTTAAAACCGGAAAAAATAAACCTGTGAAAGATTTATCAAGAAAAGACAAGGTTTTAGTTGTTAAAAAAGTATGGCAAAATAAGAAAAGTACATTTAATTTGAATGAATCTGATGTGTACCTAACAAAAAGAAATAGTTTAACCAAAAAAGTTAAGAAAATAGAAACTAAAGGATCAAGCTTTGTAAAATCCAAATTGATACTTACTTTTTCAGTTAAAAATAAGTTCCCTGTGCTTAAAGGAAGATTAACTCTTGCAAACAGAAAAGAGTTTGAATGTGAAGTTGTAGGAAATACCCCATTTGAAAAACCTCTCAAAAAGAGCGTTACAAGAGAAACAATCAAAAAACAGCTTCAAAAAATTGATAATTATCCCTATCAAATAGTTCAAATCAACATAAATTATGATGGAACATTATTCATACCGATAAGCAAAATAAATGAACTCAGAAGGAATTTATTTGAAAAAATAGAATATGACGTTGTCAATTCATTTAAAAATAACAGTAAGAAAATCAAGTTAGATGAATGCAACAGCAAAAATAATGAAACAGAATGCAATATTTCATTTTATACAAATAACTTAAAACATTTAGAGCATGTAAAAAATGTTAAAAGAGTTTATTTGGAAATTCCAAATCCGGATGATTCATTGGTTCTTTCAGATGAAAATCCAAACCTCAATTATATGATTAGTTTCATTAAGAAAGCATACGAAATATCCTATGACAAAGATTATGAATTAGTCTGGAAGTGGCCAGACATAACTCATGACAGCTTAATAAAGTCATTGAACAAGGTAAGAGGAATATTAAATAAAATGCATTATACTTTGCCTATAATGAGCAACAGTTTTAATGGACAGTACGGATTTTATTCCATGAACATCACAAATAATGAGACAATAAACAGTCTTGAAGGATATGAAATACTAACATTATCTCCTGAATTAACAAAAAAAGATTATGAAAACATAATTAAGCACTGCAAATATCCTCAGAAAGTTGAAATATTGGTTCAAGGATCTGTTGAACTTATGAAGACAAGATATCCATTACTTTATGGATTTGAAAAAGACAAGAACTATAAAAATTATTTGATTGATAAGAAAAACAACAGATATCCAATTCACAAAAGCATTTCATCACAGGAATTGACAATATTTAATGATAGTGAACTTTCATTAATTAATGAGATAGAACATTTAAAAAATATCAATTATTCCAATTTTGCAATTGACGGTAGATATAAAGATGATAACTATTATAAAATTGTTGATATCTATAATGATGCTCTTAACGGCAATGTCAATGAAAAAGAATTGAAAAAATATAGTTCTAAAAACACTGCTGCAAACTATTAAAATATTACTTTTCAAATGCTCTCGGCAATGTTGAATATATATTAAAAGAAATATCATATGACAGAAAGGGTTGGTAAAAATGCAAAGGGAAAGAATTACATTGCAAAACATAAAAGGAATTGGAGATAAAATATCTGAAAAAATCATAAAAAGTGTTGGAGGTGAAGAAGAACTCCAGAAGATAGTCGATAATGTTGATGTTGAAAAAATAATCAATATCGATGGGATAAGTCAAAGAAAAGCAATTGACATTATGAACCAATTGTTAAACAATCCAAAATATGAATTCATAAAAAGCGACAGAGCTATGGAACTTTATGAAGATATCATCAATAAAATACTAGCATACTCTAACACAGCATATTCAAAAAATAGAATTTTATTACTTTCCCCTTCAAAAGATATTAAAAAAATTAATTCACAGCTTGATTTTGTAATGGATGCTAAAGAACACGTTTCACAACTTCCAATAATCAAATTAAGAGGATTAATGAAAAATCTAAAAGAAGTTGAAGAAGTAAAAGCAGAATATGATCCAAGTAAAGCAATTCTTGTTGAAAGTGAAGAAGACAATTCATACCTTACTGATTTAGGATTAAACCAGTATTATCCAATAATAACTGCAAACGATTCACCATTACTTCAAGAAGAAATGATGAATTATGA from Methanobrevibacter sp. encodes the following:
- a CDS encoding DUF3656 domain-containing protein encodes the protein MVLEELLAPAGSYEVLITAVNAGADAVYIAGPNYGARAYAKNFTMEELEKAVNYAHLNGVDIHVTVNTLVNNFEIVDVLKYLFKLYQIGVDAVIVQDFGLIWLLRTFIPDLEVHASTQMGLNNYSCIKWASNNNIKRVVLPREVNINQIKETYEQLKKDNINMDIEVFGHGALCYCVSGKCYMSSYNSGRSGNRGACAQPCRRQYRLKYRGYNIGNGFLLSTHDLATYKNIQEISDAGVKSLKLEGRMKSKDYIGTIVNSYRNIIDGNPGDYEKDLHLVFNRKFTDGYIMGDKPGEVMGRGSSGHEGLYIGDITNIDGTKVTIEIKNKEIPVILEPGDGIAFKYNGKIKGIYLENIIKQDENEIIIDTTRLVKEGTEVFISYSASTHEYLKQFEKETIKNHIGLNLSLTWDADLNLYTKVEYHVGDELINFRHKALDMFEKAKNKPIDEETIEVQLNKTGGTPFYIENIRFNNMPNDMFTQIRKINQIRREILDTATEMLMNHYTPTKKAVKEVRKNLTKFFDDYENSGKIKPKTPKLSIFIDDLSQIRAASGFDLKRIYFDGTCHYNNPDDYFKNIKDTLMKGSLMASQAEFVWVLSSFISEEDAIKCNEIVKELENKGIIISVMGDFPGMNDIFDCPIHGNHNLNVWNSFCVRDLNEAGFKSLILSSELSGKEIREVVLKNHDRNIDLGMIVNGNLEVIVSKDDFTNLNDGKDFIISNDADYAILEDKKRKKFKYKVFFDYNRQSHIINKDCLCLIEEINEIKEFGLDTLILDCRYSNEQYTKQILSIYNESLSNKDEEELSKYKYQIMDFSQSYINKGNYIEGRLHEDK
- a CDS encoding U32 family peptidase: MRIPELLAPVGSMDHLKVAINAGASSVYLSGKDYGARKYATNFTLDEIDEAVNTAHIHNVKVYVTVNTLIKEDELEDVINYVYHLYAIGVDAILVQDLGLVELINKHVPKLKIHASTQMTCENQLKLNYLESKGIKRVVLPREMKKEEIKALDTNMEFEIFAHGALCYSYSGQCLMSSFKGGRSGNRGTCAQPCRQKYRIDGIKKENYYLSPCDLSLFNQLKEISEMNITCIKIEGRMRNKEYLAIVISSYRKALNKLKSNKETKSENINLVFNRGLCEGLFNESPQRSLKAGHIGLKIGRVIKSEKNQIAIRLDDSIKTIPEKGDGLLIIKNNNDYGFEVSQNPLVTTLNHFKTGKNKPVKDLSRKDKVLVVKKVWQNKKSTFNLNESDVYLTKRNSLTKKVKKIETKGSSFVKSKLILTFSVKNKFPVLKGRLTLANRKEFECEVVGNTPFEKPLKKSVTRETIKKQLQKIDNYPYQIVQININYDGTLFIPISKINELRRNLFEKIEYDVVNSFKNNSKKIKLDECNSKNNETECNISFYTNNLKHLEHVKNVKRVYLEIPNPDDSLVLSDENPNLNYMISFIKKAYEISYDKDYELVWKWPDITHDSLIKSLNKVRGILNKMHYTLPIMSNSFNGQYGFYSMNITNNETINSLEGYEILTLSPELTKKDYENIIKHCKYPQKVEILVQGSVELMKTRYPLLYGFEKDKNYKNYLIDKKNNRYPIHKSISSQELTIFNDSELSLINEIEHLKNINYSNFAIDGRYKDDNYYKIVDIYNDALNGNVNEKELKKYSSKNTAANY